The Plectropomus leopardus isolate mb chromosome 15, YSFRI_Pleo_2.0, whole genome shotgun sequence genome has a segment encoding these proteins:
- the tbxtb gene encoding T-box transcription factor T, with product MATGECPGKVSQHRVDHLLSAVESELQAGSEKGDPTEKELRVSLDENELWQKFKDLTNEMIVTKNGRRMFPVLKVNVSGLDPNAMYSFLLDFVSADNHRWKYVNGEWVPGGKPEPQTPSCVYIHPDSPNFGAHWMKAPVSFSKVKLTNKLNGGGQIMLNSLHKYEPRIHIVRVGGPRRMITSHSFPETQFIAVTAYQNEEITALKIKHNPFAKAFLDAKERSDHKDIREDANENQQSTYSQLGGWFIPSSGSLCPPASPHSQFGSPISLSPSHGCERYSTLRNHRSAPYTTPYAHRTNSPIGYSDNSPACLSMLSSHENWSSLQMPTHSSMMPMAHNSTSGTNSSQYTSLWSVSNSPLTPVSQNGGINNSLSSQFLRGSSSHYSSLSNPATVPSSGSPMYDSGTGTEVHDTAQYDASQHGRLPSAWTPVTPPSL from the exons ATGGCCACAGGCGAGTGTCCCGGAAAGGTCAGTCAGCACCGGGTGGACCACCTCCTCAGTGCGGTGGAGAGTGAGCTGCAGGCCGGCAGCGAGAAGGGCGACCCCACGGAGAAGGAGCTGAGAGTGTCCCTGGATGAGAACGAGCTTTGGCAGAAATTTAAGGATCTTACTAATGAAATGATAGTTACTAAGAATGGCAG GCGGATGTTTCCGGTGCTCAAAGTGAACGTGTCCGGATTGGACCCGAACGCCATGTACTCTTTTTTGCTGGACTTCGTGTCTGCGGACAACCACAGGTGGAAATACGTGAACGGGGAGTGGGTCCCCGGTGGCAAACCTGAACCTCAGACGCCCAGCTGCGTGTACATCCACCCGGACTCTCCAAACTTCGGGGCGCATTGGATGAAAGCTCCGGTCTCTTTTAGTAAAGTCAAACTCACCAATAAACTCAACGGAGGAGGTCAG ATCATGCTAAATTCCTTACACAAGTACGAGCCACGCATCCATATAGTGCGGGTTGGAGGCCCGAGGAGGATGATCACCAGCCACTCTTTCCCGGAGACACAGTTCATCGCAGTAACAGCATATCAAAACGAAGAG ATAACTGCCCTTAAAATAAAGCACAACCCTTTTGCCAAGGCCTTCCTAGATGCGAAGGAGAG gaGTGATCACAAAGATATACGAGAAGACGCAAATGAAAACCAGCAGTCAACTTACTCCCAGT TAGGTGGTTGGTTTATTCCAAGCTCGGGCTCTCTCTGCCCTCCTGCCAGTCCTCACAGCCAGTTTGGGAGTCCCATCTCCCTCTCGCCGTCCCACGGCTGTGAGCGCTACTCCACCCTGAGGAATCACCGCTCTGCCCCGTACACCACCCCGTACGCCCATCGGACCAACTCGCCCA ttGGTTACTCTGATAACTCGCCAGCCTGTCTGTCAATGCTCTCGAGCCACGAAAACTGGTCCAGTCTACAGATGCCAACACACTCCAGCATGATGCCCATGGCCCACAACTCCACCTCTGGTACCAACTCTAG TCAGTACACCAGCCTGTGGTCTGTGAGTAACTCGCCCCTGACTCCCGTGTCCCAGAATGGAGGGATAAACAACAGCCTGAGCTCCCAGTTCCTTCGAGGGTCCAGCAGCCACTACTCCAGCCTTTCTAACCCTGCCACAGTGCCCTCCTCTGGTTCTCCCATGTACGACAGCGGCACAGGCACAGAGGTGCACGACACCGCTCAGTATGACGCCTCTCAACATGGGCGACTGCCTTCAGCCTGGACTCCTGTGACGCCCCCGTCCCTCTGA